The Deinococcus radiotolerans DNA segment GTCGGCGTGCTGCGCGAGCAACCACGCGTCCAAGGGCAGGTTCACCGACGTCGCCTTACGACGTGAACCGCCGCACCACTCAGGTCAGGTGCGCCTCAAACCAGCGTCGCGCGGCGGTCCACCGGCTCAGGTCAGCTGGAGTCGGCACAGGGTCCGTCATGACGCCTGTACGGGAGGTGCACCGAAGAGCTGCGGGCGGTCCAGTGCCTTGCGGAGCAGGGCCGCCAGTCGGGCCTGTTCCGTGGCGCTGAGGTGCGCGAACAGCGAGGTCTGCCGGGCGGTCATACGGGCCAGTGGACGCCGCAGCGCCAGCTGACCCGCATCGGTGAGCACCGCACTGTCCATGCGCCGCGTGATGAGCCCCTGCGCGGTCAGGTCCGCGAGGAGCTCGGTCAGGTCCCCGATG contains these protein-coding regions:
- a CDS encoding MarR family winged helix-turn-helix transcriptional regulator; this translates as MSVDSSLSSRTERRSADLSTLVVRLAHDLHVHLAAKVASSALSVEAVHLLAAIQASPGLTLKALSARLRFIGDLTELLADLTAQGLITRRMDSAVLTDAGQLALRRPLARMTARQTSLFAHLSATEQARLAALLRKALDRPQLFGAPPVQAS